The nucleotide window AGATTAGACTCAAAATGTTCTTCTTTTGCAAGGTTGGGAATTAGAAAACATGTAATATTAAATAAATAAGTGTTGAAATTATTCTCAACGAATTTCATTCCTGCAAAAGCATCTCTTGCACAATCCTCACAAATTGCAAAAGATTGATAAGACTTTTTGTTATCTAAATCATTAAAAAAGAGAAAATTAGTTGTTCCAAAAAATTTCATTGGTAAGGGATAGCTGGATTTTAATACAGTTGTTTTTTTATTGCAAACATGGCAGATTTTATTTTCTAATTTATCTTTTGTAAAATGGCTTCCAAGTAAAGCGTAGTATATAATATTAACGTATGATTGAGCAAATTTATTTTCTTTGTGTTCAAGTATATATTGATTATTTATAAGCAGTTTGGTTACATTTGGAAAGCTATTAGTATTTTTGGAGTCCCTATCAAAATAAAGACTGTTTAATAAATATTTATAAATAATTTCATTATTTTTTTCCTGCTTTTCTTCTTTTATTTTATAAAACTTTTCTTTGTTTTTATCACTTAACTTTTCTGGGTTTAAAATATATTTTTTTGTATGTTGATCATAATAATAAAATTTCTTCATTAACTGTTTTAATAAGTTAATATAATCGCTATCTACATTGTTTTTACTCCAGTTTTTCCAATCTTCTGTTAGTGCTTTAATTGAATCAGAAGCTGTACTTGTAATGAGTGTTATAATGGAACTTGTATTAAGAAAAATATTTTTAGTATTGCCTTTTTGGGAATGAGCAAAAAATTTAGATTTATTTTCTGAAGATAAATCGTCATCAGATAAAATAAATTCAGCACAATCTTTATTTAAGTTAAAATTTAAACATATGGCTTTTCCTAAAGCATTTTTGTCATTTTTTATATATGGTGTGATGGCAACCTGCTCTAAAAATCTTTTTTTAGCTTCATATTCTGATGAAGTTTTTTGATTGGTTAATAAAGATTTTCCAATATTCGCAAAACTATTTATCACGAATTCCTCCTTTGATTTACAACCATCTCCACCATACCGTAGCCCTGGGAGTTTCGGT belongs to Flexistipes sp. and includes:
- a CDS encoding TM1802 family CRISPR-associated protein gives rise to the protein MINSFANIGKSLLTNQKTSSEYEAKKRFLEQVAITPYIKNDKNALGKAICLNFNLNKDCAEFILSDDDLSSENKSKFFAHSQKGNTKNIFLNTSSIITLITSTASDSIKALTEDWKNWSKNNVDSDYINLLKQLMKKFYYYDQHTKKYILNPEKLSDKNKEKFYKIKEEKQEKNNEIIYKYLLNSLYFDRDSKNTNSFPNVTKLLINNQYILEHKENKFAQSYVNIIYYALLGSHFTKDKLENKICHVCNKKTTVLKSSYPLPMKFFGTTNFLFFNDLDNKKSYQSFAICEDCARDAFAGMKFVENNFNTYLFNITCFLIPNLAKEEHFESNL